A region of Sphingomonas crusticola DNA encodes the following proteins:
- the astD gene encoding succinylglutamate-semialdehyde dehydrogenase: MTQLISYEPATGAELWRGETGNVDAEVGAARAGWAGWATKPFEDRAETLRRFADIVRARADEFADIIARETGKPLWEAKGEVDAVIGKVGISITAYGERTPERRMDGALGAQTAIRHKPHGVLAVLGPYNFPAHLPNGHIVPALLAGNAVVFKPSEKTPASGAFLFERFREAGVPESAIRLVQGGREEGKAVAAHPGIDGLLFTGSAGAGAALNRQFADTPQRILALELGGNNPLVVWDTPDIHAAATIVVQSGFLSAGQRCTCGRRLIVRDGTEGPLLQEVGKILDRVIVGAPHDQPAPFMGPVIDNDAAAQVLAAYEALIAKGGVALRPMTRPDTGKPFLTPGIVDVTDVQDLPDEEIFGPLVQLIRVANFDAAIAAANATRYGLAASVVTDSADLYRRFWAGARAGVINWNRPTNGAPSNAPFGGVGISGNHRPSAFYAADYCAYPVTSVEAEEARATIGQGLLDA; the protein is encoded by the coding sequence ATGACCCAATTGATCAGTTACGAGCCCGCCACCGGCGCGGAATTATGGAGGGGCGAGACAGGCAATGTCGACGCTGAGGTCGGCGCCGCGCGCGCGGGCTGGGCGGGATGGGCCACCAAGCCCTTTGAGGACCGTGCCGAGACGCTCCGCCGCTTTGCCGACATCGTCCGCGCCCGCGCTGACGAATTTGCCGACATCATCGCGCGCGAAACGGGCAAGCCGCTGTGGGAAGCCAAGGGCGAGGTGGATGCCGTGATCGGCAAGGTCGGCATCTCCATCACGGCGTATGGCGAACGTACGCCCGAGCGGCGGATGGACGGTGCCCTCGGCGCGCAGACGGCGATCCGCCACAAGCCACATGGCGTGCTGGCTGTATTGGGCCCGTATAATTTCCCGGCGCACCTGCCCAACGGGCATATCGTGCCGGCACTGCTGGCCGGCAATGCGGTGGTCTTCAAGCCATCCGAGAAGACTCCCGCCAGCGGCGCCTTTTTGTTCGAGCGGTTCCGCGAGGCGGGCGTGCCGGAAAGTGCGATCCGGCTCGTCCAGGGCGGTCGCGAGGAGGGCAAGGCGGTAGCCGCGCATCCCGGAATCGATGGACTGCTCTTCACCGGCTCGGCGGGCGCAGGCGCGGCTCTCAACCGCCAGTTCGCAGACACGCCTCAGCGCATCCTTGCGCTTGAGCTCGGCGGCAACAATCCACTGGTGGTGTGGGATACGCCGGACATCCACGCCGCCGCCACGATTGTCGTCCAGTCCGGCTTCCTCTCCGCCGGGCAACGCTGCACCTGCGGACGGCGCCTGATCGTGCGCGACGGGACGGAAGGTCCGCTACTGCAAGAGGTCGGCAAGATCCTCGACCGCGTTATCGTCGGCGCACCGCACGATCAGCCGGCACCATTCATGGGCCCAGTGATCGACAATGATGCCGCCGCTCAGGTTCTCGCCGCTTATGAGGCTCTCATCGCCAAAGGCGGCGTGGCGTTAAGGCCCATGACGCGTCCTGATACAGGCAAGCCGTTCCTCACCCCCGGCATCGTCGACGTCACCGACGTGCAGGATTTACCGGACGAGGAAATATTCGGGCCGCTGGTGCAGCTGATCCGCGTCGCCAATTTCGACGCCGCCATCGCCGCGGCCAATGCCACCCGCTACGGCCTCGCCGCCAGCGTCGTCACCGACAGTGCCGACCTGTACCGGCGCTTCTGGGCAGGCGCCCGCGCCGGCGTGATCAACTGGAACCGCCCGACCAACGGTGCACCGTCCAACGCGCCATTCGGCGGCGTCGGCATCTCCGGCAATCACCGTCCCAGCGCCTTCTATGCCGCCGATTATTGCGCTTACCCGGTCACCTCCGTCGAGGCGGAGGAAGCCCGCGCCACGATTGGCCAGGGGCTGCTCGACGCCTAG
- a CDS encoding cytochrome b: protein MANNEVGRIGYSSGAIFLHWAIAILILFNLFSGFFHDAVPKAVFAFHISSGITILVLTIIRIGWRLTHKPPPFLPMAPWERGLAHVVHFSLYLVMLAAPLTGWAMISAHADKPTAAAMVTDAAPQPGPSPKRRQTMIWGLIPLPKLAPIVHIADQPDGEAKIKEAHELFEERHETIGWIFIGLLILHIAGALKHQLIDRRRELARMGIGKAPAAWDTRT from the coding sequence GTGGCCAACAATGAAGTGGGGCGGATAGGCTACAGCAGCGGAGCGATCTTCCTGCATTGGGCGATCGCGATCCTGATCCTGTTCAACCTGTTCTCCGGCTTTTTCCATGACGCGGTGCCAAAGGCCGTGTTCGCCTTCCATATCTCCTCCGGCATCACGATCCTGGTGCTGACGATCATCCGCATCGGCTGGCGGCTGACGCACAAGCCACCGCCGTTCCTGCCGATGGCGCCATGGGAGCGCGGGCTGGCCCATGTCGTCCATTTCAGCCTTTATCTGGTCATGCTGGCCGCACCCCTGACCGGTTGGGCGATGATTTCCGCCCATGCCGACAAGCCCACTGCCGCCGCCATGGTGACGGACGCCGCCCCCCAGCCCGGACCGTCGCCCAAGCGCCGTCAGACGATGATCTGGGGCTTGATCCCGCTGCCCAAGCTGGCGCCGATCGTGCACATTGCCGACCAGCCCGACGGCGAGGCCAAGATCAAGGAAGCCCACGAGCTTTTCGAGGAACGGCACGAAACGATCGGCTGGATCTTCATCGGGCTGCTAATTCTGCACATTGCAGGCGCGCTCAAGCACCAGCTGATCGACCGCCGCCGCGAACTCGCCCGCATGGGGATCGGCAAGGCCCCAGCGGCGTGGGATACGCGGACCTAG
- the cobA gene encoding uroporphyrinogen-III C-methyltransferase: MASLLDPQARGKVILVGAGPGDPGLLTLRAVEALKIADIVVHDGLIDPSILDYVPAHAQRISVAKQRARHTLPQEAINALIVAHVKAGSIVVRLKGGDPFVFGRGGEEVEAVRAAGLPVEVVPGVSAALGCAAEAMLPLTHRDWSSAVSFVAGQCKGLSEQDWSGLAGQGRTLVIYMGVANARAIADKLMTDGVAPEMPVAVLERGTLPNARALRTLLADLGDLVERDAVASPAIIIVGEVVLLSDAENRLAAFASQAEALA; this comes from the coding sequence ATGGCGAGCCTTCTCGATCCTCAAGCGCGCGGCAAAGTGATCCTGGTCGGCGCCGGCCCAGGCGATCCCGGCCTGCTGACCCTTCGCGCGGTCGAAGCGCTCAAAATCGCCGACATTGTCGTTCATGACGGACTGATCGATCCCAGCATCCTGGATTACGTGCCTGCGCATGCGCAACGCATATCGGTCGCCAAGCAGCGCGCGCGTCATACCTTGCCACAAGAGGCGATCAACGCGCTGATCGTCGCGCATGTGAAGGCCGGCTCGATCGTCGTGCGCCTCAAGGGCGGCGACCCGTTCGTGTTCGGCCGCGGCGGCGAGGAGGTGGAGGCGGTGCGTGCCGCCGGCCTGCCGGTCGAGGTCGTGCCGGGCGTATCGGCTGCTCTCGGCTGCGCGGCCGAGGCGATGCTGCCTTTGACCCATCGCGACTGGTCGAGCGCGGTCAGCTTCGTCGCCGGCCAATGCAAGGGCCTGTCCGAGCAGGATTGGTCGGGCCTCGCCGGACAGGGTCGCACGCTCGTTATCTATATGGGCGTCGCCAATGCCCGCGCGATCGCCGACAAATTGATGACCGATGGCGTCGCGCCGGAGATGCCGGTCGCGGTGCTGGAGCGTGGCACGCTGCCCAATGCGCGTGCGCTGCGCACCTTGCTCGCCGATCTTGGCGATCTGGTCGAGCGCGATGCTGTCGCCAGCCCGGCGATCATCATCGTGGGCGAGGTCGTGTTGCTGTCCGATGCCGAAAACCGCCTGGCTGCCTTTGCCTCTCAGGCGGAGGCGCTCGCATGA
- a CDS encoding DUF2849 domain-containing protein → MRLLTGNDLVTGDVIWWAGNGWSRLVADAVDVADGADAVAKREEAARRVNGPYIIDAAPGPQGPVPLHIKERIRASGPTVRPDLGIQAAETASESWVI, encoded by the coding sequence ATGAGGTTGCTCACCGGCAACGATCTTGTGACCGGCGACGTCATATGGTGGGCCGGCAATGGCTGGTCGCGCCTGGTCGCCGATGCGGTCGACGTCGCCGACGGCGCCGATGCGGTCGCCAAGCGCGAGGAAGCCGCACGCCGCGTCAACGGGCCATATATCATCGATGCTGCGCCCGGCCCGCAGGGTCCGGTGCCGCTCCATATCAAGGAACGGATCCGGGCCTCCGGTCCGACCGTGCGCCCGGATCTCGGCATCCAGGCGGCCGAGACCGCGTCCGAAAGCTGGGTGATCTGA
- a CDS encoding nitrite/sulfite reductase, which yields MYRYDAYDQAIVDARVAEFRDQVARRLSGELSEDQFKPLRLMNGLYLQLHAYMLRVAIPYGTLNSTQMRMLAHIARKYDRDYGHFTTRQNLQYNWIKLEDAPDIVAELATVEMHAIQTSGNCIRNISSDQYAGAAADEVADPRPYAELLRQWSTFHPEFTYLPRKFKIAVIAADQDRAAMRLHDIGLLLKRDDAGTLGFAVYVGGGQGRTPMVAPLIRDFVPATEFVSYLEACLRVYNRYGRRDNIYKARIKILVHELGADEYRRQVEEEFLQVRRLALDPPAAELDRISAMFALPAFTGGSTEIDRSDPDFALWLDQQVAAHKREDHAIVTISLKPIGGIPGDATSAQMDLIADLAGRYSHDELRITHAQNIVLPHVRKADLYAVWQALDGAELATPNLDLISDIIACPGLDYCSLANARSIPLAQKLSERFSLATQRDLGEVKLKISGCINACGHHHAGHIGILGVDRHGTENYQLSFGGSGAEDASLAKIVGPGFSEDGVVDAVEKALDTYRALRTEGERFLDTYRRVGLDPFKAAIYA from the coding sequence ATGTACCGCTATGACGCTTATGATCAGGCGATCGTCGATGCGCGCGTCGCGGAATTCCGCGATCAGGTCGCACGCCGCCTGTCGGGCGAATTGTCGGAGGATCAGTTCAAGCCGCTTCGGCTGATGAACGGCCTCTACCTCCAGCTTCACGCCTACATGCTGCGCGTCGCCATCCCCTACGGCACGCTCAACAGCACGCAGATGCGGATGCTGGCGCATATCGCGCGCAAATATGACCGCGATTACGGCCATTTCACCACCCGCCAGAACCTCCAATATAATTGGATCAAGCTTGAGGATGCGCCCGACATCGTCGCCGAACTGGCGACGGTCGAAATGCATGCCATCCAGACGAGCGGCAATTGCATCCGGAATATCTCGTCGGATCAATATGCCGGCGCCGCGGCCGACGAGGTCGCCGATCCGCGCCCATATGCCGAGCTGCTGCGCCAGTGGAGCACCTTCCACCCCGAATTCACCTATCTGCCTCGCAAGTTCAAGATCGCCGTAATCGCCGCCGACCAAGACCGTGCGGCGATGCGGCTGCATGATATCGGCCTGCTGCTGAAGCGCGACGACGCTGGCACGCTTGGCTTTGCGGTCTATGTCGGCGGTGGTCAGGGACGCACGCCGATGGTCGCGCCGCTGATCCGCGATTTCGTGCCCGCGACCGAGTTCGTGAGCTATCTGGAAGCCTGCCTGCGCGTCTACAATCGCTACGGCCGCCGCGACAATATCTACAAGGCGCGCATCAAGATCCTCGTCCACGAGCTCGGCGCCGACGAATATCGCCGCCAGGTGGAGGAGGAATTCCTCCAGGTGCGAAGGCTGGCGCTCGATCCGCCAGCAGCCGAGCTGGACCGGATTTCCGCGATGTTCGCGCTCCCTGCCTTCACGGGCGGGTCGACCGAGATCGACCGCAGCGATCCCGATTTCGCCCTGTGGCTCGACCAGCAGGTGGCGGCGCACAAGCGCGAGGATCATGCGATCGTTACGATCAGCCTGAAGCCGATCGGCGGCATCCCCGGCGACGCCACCTCGGCGCAAATGGACCTGATCGCCGATCTCGCCGGACGCTACAGCCATGACGAATTGCGCATTACCCACGCCCAGAACATCGTTCTGCCGCACGTCCGCAAGGCCGATCTCTATGCCGTGTGGCAGGCACTCGACGGTGCCGAGCTGGCCACGCCCAATCTCGATCTGATCAGCGACATCATCGCCTGCCCCGGGCTCGACTATTGCAGCCTCGCCAATGCACGCTCGATCCCGCTTGCGCAGAAATTATCGGAGCGGTTCAGCCTCGCCACGCAACGCGATCTGGGCGAGGTGAAGCTCAAGATTTCGGGCTGCATCAACGCCTGCGGCCATCATCATGCCGGCCATATCGGCATCCTCGGCGTCGACCGTCACGGGACCGAGAATTATCAGCTCTCCTTCGGTGGTTCGGGCGCGGAGGATGCGAGCCTCGCCAAGATCGTCGGCCCCGGCTTTTCCGAGGACGGCGTGGTGGACGCGGTCGAGAAGGCCCTCGACACCTATCGCGCACTCCGCACCGAGGGCGAGCGCTTCCTCGACACCTATCGCCGCGTCGGCCTCGACCCCTTCAAGGCGGCGATTTACGCATGA